From the Desulfovibrio sp. JY genome, one window contains:
- a CDS encoding type II toxin-antitoxin system HicA family toxin, whose product MSPSPPPSPTPLPVVKLNSVRLRTWQALFTAPPRSDIAWNEVIALIRALGGRELPRRQKTAGSRVRFLLGGVKGFFHRPHPENVLGKGCAADVREFLIRAGMAGQDQETA is encoded by the coding sequence ATGTCCCCCAGTCCACCGCCATCCCCGACGCCGCTCCCCGTCGTCAAGCTCAACAGTGTGCGGCTGCGCACCTGGCAGGCGCTTTTCACCGCTCCGCCGCGAAGCGACATCGCCTGGAACGAGGTCATCGCGCTGATACGGGCCCTCGGCGGCCGGGAACTCCCCCGACGCCAGAAAACCGCCGGCTCGCGCGTCCGTTTCCTGCTCGGCGGGGTCAAGGGCTTTTTCCACCGCCCCCATCCCGAAAACGTGCTCGGCAAGGGCTGCGCCGCCGATGTCCGGGAATTTCTCATCCGGGCCGGCATGGCCGGGCAAGATCAGGAGACCGCATGA
- a CDS encoding plasma-membrane proton-efflux P-type ATPase, with protein MADTAAASPKKSVDDILKEVETTPAGLSADEASKRLAKFGPNALPEKKVNPLLRLFGYFWGPIPWMIEAAAVLSAVVKHWADLTIILVLLIFNAAIGFFEEHKAANALAALKNQLALMARAYRDGKLVQIAADTLVPGDVIRLRLGDVVPADACCLAGDYLSVDQAALTGESLPVTKKVGDTVYSGSVAKQGEMTAVVTGTGANTFFGKTAKLVSSAGSVSHFQKAVMTIGDYLIYLTLALVAVLILVGLDRGEKVLDLVQFALILTVAAIPVAMPAVLSVTMAVGALALSRLKAIVSRLEAIEEMAGMDILCSDKTGTLTQNKLTLGEPLVFAAKDPDDLILTGALASKAEDNDVIDLAIIGSLADPKSLEPYKQTAFTPFDPVGKRTEATVADASGATFTVTKGAPQVIMGLCALSKEDAAKADAAIEALAAKGSRTLGVARKDGEGAWAFSGILPLSDPPREDSATTIAKAKEHGIAVKMVTGDNTAIGREISRQLGLGVHMVSAGEFFAADADVSRLPGDVERRIEEADGFAQVFPEHKYGIVRALQDRGHLVGMTGDGVNDAPALKQADVGIAVSGATDAARAAADLVLTAPGLSVIVSAVEYARRIFERMNSYAIYRITETIRIMFFVVLAILVYNFYPITAVMIILLALLNDVPIMTIAYDNTYLDPNPVRWDMRRVLTLSTVLGTIGVIETFGLLILAKTYLKLDLAQIQSFVFLKLAVAGHLTLFVARTRKPFWAAPYPAPAMIWSAVATKALATACVGLGWFVAAVPWQYVGLIWGYCIIWLFIEDWAKLVVYEHLALERPHHKRFLGRVNRLLHPHAARMASR; from the coding sequence ATGGCCGATACCGCTGCCGCGTCCCCGAAAAAAAGCGTCGACGACATCCTCAAGGAAGTGGAAACCACTCCGGCCGGCCTGAGCGCCGACGAGGCGTCCAAACGGCTGGCCAAGTTCGGCCCCAACGCCCTGCCGGAAAAAAAGGTCAACCCGCTTTTGCGCCTGTTCGGCTATTTCTGGGGCCCCATCCCCTGGATGATCGAGGCGGCGGCCGTGCTTTCGGCCGTGGTCAAACACTGGGCCGACCTGACCATCATTTTGGTGCTGCTCATCTTCAACGCGGCCATCGGCTTTTTCGAGGAGCACAAGGCGGCCAATGCCCTGGCGGCGCTGAAAAATCAGCTGGCGCTTATGGCCCGGGCCTACCGCGACGGCAAGCTCGTCCAGATCGCGGCCGACACGCTCGTGCCGGGCGACGTCATCCGCCTGCGCCTGGGCGACGTGGTGCCGGCCGACGCCTGCTGCCTGGCCGGCGACTATTTGAGCGTCGACCAAGCGGCCCTGACCGGCGAATCCCTGCCCGTGACCAAGAAGGTGGGGGATACGGTCTATTCCGGGTCCGTGGCCAAGCAGGGCGAGATGACGGCCGTGGTTACGGGCACCGGGGCCAACACCTTTTTCGGCAAGACGGCCAAGCTCGTCTCCAGCGCCGGTTCGGTGTCCCATTTCCAGAAAGCCGTCATGACCATCGGCGACTATCTGATCTACCTGACCCTGGCCCTGGTCGCGGTCCTTATTCTGGTCGGCCTGGACCGGGGCGAGAAGGTCCTGGATCTGGTCCAGTTCGCGCTCATCTTGACCGTGGCCGCCATCCCGGTGGCCATGCCGGCGGTGCTCTCCGTGACCATGGCTGTGGGCGCGCTGGCGCTTTCCCGGCTCAAGGCCATTGTCTCGCGCCTGGAGGCCATTGAGGAAATGGCCGGCATGGACATCCTGTGTTCGGACAAGACCGGGACGCTCACCCAGAACAAGCTGACCCTCGGCGAGCCGCTGGTGTTCGCCGCCAAGGACCCGGACGACCTGATCCTGACCGGCGCGCTGGCTTCCAAGGCCGAGGACAACGACGTCATCGACCTGGCCATCATCGGCTCCCTGGCCGATCCCAAGTCGCTTGAGCCCTACAAGCAGACGGCGTTTACACCCTTCGATCCGGTCGGCAAGCGCACCGAGGCCACCGTTGCCGACGCCTCGGGCGCGACGTTCACCGTGACCAAGGGCGCGCCCCAGGTGATCATGGGGCTTTGCGCCCTGTCCAAGGAGGACGCGGCCAAGGCCGACGCCGCCATAGAGGCCCTTGCCGCCAAGGGTTCGCGGACCCTGGGCGTCGCCCGCAAGGACGGGGAGGGGGCCTGGGCCTTTTCCGGCATCCTGCCGCTGTCCGATCCGCCGCGCGAGGATTCGGCGACCACCATCGCCAAGGCCAAGGAGCACGGCATCGCCGTCAAGATGGTCACCGGCGACAACACGGCCATCGGCCGGGAAATTTCCCGTCAGCTCGGCCTTGGCGTCCACATGGTTTCGGCCGGGGAATTCTTCGCCGCCGATGCCGACGTCTCGCGCCTGCCGGGCGATGTCGAACGGCGCATCGAAGAGGCCGACGGCTTTGCCCAGGTCTTTCCCGAGCACAAGTACGGCATCGTGCGCGCCTTGCAGGACCGGGGGCATCTGGTCGGCATGACCGGCGACGGCGTCAACGACGCCCCGGCCCTCAAGCAGGCCGACGTCGGCATCGCCGTGTCCGGGGCCACCGACGCAGCCCGGGCCGCCGCCGACCTGGTGCTGACCGCCCCAGGGCTTTCCGTCATCGTCTCGGCCGTGGAATACGCCCGCCGCATCTTCGAGCGCATGAATTCCTACGCCATCTACCGCATCACCGAGACCATCCGCATCATGTTCTTCGTGGTGCTGGCCATCCTGGTCTACAACTTCTATCCCATCACCGCGGTCATGATCATCCTGCTGGCGCTTTTAAACGACGTGCCGATCATGACCATCGCCTACGACAACACCTATCTCGACCCCAATCCGGTGCGCTGGGACATGCGCCGGGTGCTGACGCTTTCCACGGTGCTCGGCACCATCGGCGTCATCGAGACCTTCGGTCTGCTCATCCTGGCCAAGACCTACCTCAAACTCGACCTGGCCCAGATACAGTCCTTCGTCTTTTTAAAGCTCGCCGTGGCCGGGCACCTGACGCTTTTCGTCGCCCGCACGCGAAAGCCTTTCTGGGCCGCGCCCTATCCCGCGCCGGCCATGATCTGGTCGGCCGTGGCCACCAAGGCGTTGGCCACGGCCTGCGTGGGCCTCGGCTGGTTCGTGGCCGCCGTGCCCTGGCAGTACGTGGGCCTCATCTGGGGATACTGCATCATCTGGCTTTTCATCGAGGATTGGGCCAAACTCGTGGTGTACGAGCATCTGGCTCTGGAGCGACCGCATCACAAGCGTTTTCTGGGGCGCGTCAACCGGCTGCTGCATCCGCATGCGGCCAGGATGGCGTCCCGTTAA
- a CDS encoding N-formylglutamate amidohydrolase produces MPVSWALLISCEHGGNAVPPEYAPLFAHWRDLLDSHRGFDAGALVTAGSLAAAFGAPLFAATTSRLVVDLNRSVGHPGLFSEITKPLPAAVKQKILAEHYQPHRQAVTAAVAGLREQGKTVLHIASHSFTPRLAGVTRRGDVAFLYDPKRVAEKAFCQSWLRELALLEPDLLLRRNYPYRGAADGLTTALRRRFGEGYLGIELEVNQRFIQTGEADLAARNERLVAALGQALGQAP; encoded by the coding sequence ATGCCGGTATCCTGGGCGCTCCTTATTTCCTGTGAGCACGGCGGCAACGCCGTGCCGCCGGAGTATGCGCCGCTTTTCGCGCATTGGCGGGACCTGCTCGACTCCCACCGGGGCTTCGACGCCGGGGCGCTGGTCACGGCGGGCTCCCTGGCCGCTGCTTTCGGTGCGCCGCTTTTCGCGGCCACGACCAGCCGGCTGGTGGTGGACCTCAACCGCTCGGTCGGCCACCCCGGGCTTTTTTCCGAGATCACCAAGCCCCTCCCCGCCGCGGTCAAACAAAAAATCCTGGCGGAGCACTACCAGCCCCACCGGCAGGCGGTGACGGCGGCCGTGGCCGGGCTGCGCGAGCAAGGCAAGACCGTGCTCCACATCGCCAGCCACAGCTTCACCCCGCGCCTGGCCGGCGTGACCCGGCGCGGCGACGTGGCCTTTCTCTACGATCCCAAGCGGGTGGCCGAAAAAGCCTTTTGCCAAAGCTGGCTGCGCGAACTGGCCCTTCTTGAGCCAGACCTCCTTCTGCGGCGAAACTACCCGTATCGGGGCGCGGCGGACGGCCTGACCACGGCGCTTCGCCGCCGTTTCGGCGAAGGCTACCTGGGCATCGAGTTGGAAGTGAACCAGCGCTTCATCCAGACCGGCGAGGCCGATCTGGCCGCGCGCAATGAGCGCCTCGTCGCAGCGCTGGGGCAGGCTCTGGGCCAGGCGCCCTGA
- the pgi gene encoding glucose-6-phosphate isomerase: MPLMTELPAHAALVRHHATVKDLHMRDLFAADPDRFARFSLRLGDILFDYSKNRITAETMALLFDLARQAGVEARRDAMFSGEKINRTEDRAVLHVALRNRANRPILVDGADVMPEVNRVLGQMRDFCAKVHSGAWTGYTGKKITDVVNIGIGGSDLGPQMAMLALAHYAVPGITAHFVSNVDGTHLAETFKRVSPETTLFIIASKTFTTLETMANAHTARDWFLATAGDEAAVAKHFVALSTNAGAVAKFGIDTANMFAFWDWVGGRYSLWSAIGLSIALAVGFDNYEAMLEGAFVADEHFRNTPLEKNIPVVMGLVGIWYNNFFGAQTQAILPYDQYLTRFAAYFQQGDMESDGKSVATDGRYVPYSTGPIIWGEPGTNGQHAFYQLIHQGTKLIPCDFLAAAISHNPLGRHQDMLLSNFFAQTEALMRGKTEEEAKAELAGKGYDAARLELLSRAKSFSGNRPTNSFLYKTLDPKTLGTLIALYEHKIFTQGTIWDINSYDQMGVELGKVLAGTILKELENNAPVASHDCSTNALVNYYKQLRS, encoded by the coding sequence ATGCCGCTTATGACCGAATTGCCCGCCCATGCGGCCCTGGTCAGACACCACGCCACGGTCAAGGACCTGCACATGCGGGACCTCTTTGCCGCCGATCCCGACCGGTTCGCCAGGTTTTCGTTGCGTCTGGGGGATATCCTGTTCGACTATTCCAAAAACAGGATCACGGCGGAAACCATGGCCCTGCTTTTCGACCTGGCCCGGCAGGCCGGGGTCGAGGCACGGCGCGACGCCATGTTTTCCGGGGAGAAGATCAACCGCACCGAGGACCGGGCCGTGCTGCACGTGGCCCTGCGCAACCGGGCCAATCGGCCGATCCTGGTCGACGGCGCGGACGTCATGCCCGAGGTGAACCGGGTCCTCGGTCAGATGCGCGATTTCTGCGCCAAGGTGCACTCCGGGGCCTGGACGGGCTACACCGGGAAAAAGATCACCGACGTGGTCAATATCGGCATCGGCGGCTCGGACCTGGGGCCGCAGATGGCGATGCTGGCCCTGGCCCATTACGCCGTGCCCGGCATCACCGCCCATTTCGTGTCCAACGTGGACGGCACGCATCTGGCCGAGACCTTCAAGCGCGTCTCGCCCGAGACCACGCTGTTCATCATCGCCTCCAAGACCTTCACCACCCTCGAAACCATGGCCAACGCCCACACGGCCCGGGACTGGTTCCTGGCGACAGCGGGGGACGAGGCGGCCGTGGCCAAGCACTTCGTGGCCCTTTCCACCAATGCCGGGGCCGTGGCCAAATTCGGCATCGACACGGCCAACATGTTCGCTTTCTGGGACTGGGTCGGCGGGCGCTATTCGCTGTGGTCGGCCATCGGCCTGTCCATCGCTCTGGCTGTCGGGTTCGACAACTACGAAGCCATGCTGGAAGGGGCGTTCGTCGCGGACGAGCATTTCCGCAACACGCCGCTCGAAAAAAACATTCCGGTCGTCATGGGGCTCGTCGGGATCTGGTACAACAACTTCTTTGGCGCCCAGACCCAGGCCATCCTGCCCTATGACCAGTACCTGACGCGATTTGCCGCCTATTTTCAGCAGGGCGACATGGAAAGCGACGGCAAGTCCGTGGCCACCGACGGCCGCTACGTGCCGTACTCCACCGGCCCGATCATCTGGGGCGAGCCCGGCACCAACGGCCAGCACGCCTTTTACCAGCTCATCCACCAGGGCACGAAGCTTATTCCCTGCGATTTCCTGGCCGCCGCCATAAGCCACAATCCGCTCGGCCGGCACCAGGACATGCTGCTGTCGAACTTCTTCGCCCAGACCGAGGCGCTCATGCGCGGCAAGACCGAGGAGGAAGCCAAGGCGGAGTTGGCCGGCAAAGGTTACGACGCCGCCCGCCTCGAACTGCTCTCCCGGGCCAAGTCCTTCTCCGGCAACCGGCCGACCAACTCGTTTCTCTACAAGACCCTCGATCCCAAGACCCTCGGCACGCTCATCGCGCTCTACGAGCACAAGATCTTCACCCAGGGCACCATCTGGGACATCAACTCCTACGACCAGATGGGCGTGGAACTGGGCAAGGTGCTGGCCGGAACCATCCTCAAGGAACTCGAGAACAACGCCCCGGTCGCCTCCCACGACTGCTCCACGAATGCGCTTGTTAATTACTACAAGCAGTTAAGAAGTTGA
- a CDS encoding peptidase-C39 like family protein, whose translation MESTLAIPIAAQPDDTTCGPTCLEAIYRYYGDAMPLDTVIREVKTLPGGGTLAAYLGCHALARGYAAKLYTFDLTVFDSTWFNGAHVDLPAKLKRQRKFKKGRRLTATTDACLEFLELGGVIRFEDLTAGLIRAILKRDRPILAGLSATYLYRTARERDESGTLIYDDVRGEPAGHFVVINGYDVKQRSTHIADPLLPNPISQSQYYEVTLNHLVCAVMLGIITCDANLLVLSPKKRGRPK comes from the coding sequence GTGGAATCCACACTCGCCATTCCCATCGCCGCCCAACCCGACGACACCACCTGCGGGCCCACCTGCCTGGAGGCCATCTACCGCTACTACGGCGACGCCATGCCGCTCGATACCGTCATCCGCGAAGTGAAAACCCTGCCCGGCGGCGGTACCCTGGCCGCCTACCTCGGCTGCCATGCCCTGGCCCGCGGCTATGCGGCAAAGCTTTACACCTTCGATCTGACCGTCTTCGACAGCACTTGGTTTAACGGCGCGCACGTGGACCTGCCGGCCAAGCTCAAACGGCAGCGCAAATTCAAAAAAGGCCGGCGGCTGACCGCCACAACCGACGCCTGCCTCGAATTTCTGGAACTGGGCGGCGTCATCCGTTTCGAGGACCTGACGGCGGGACTTATCCGCGCCATCCTCAAGCGCGACCGGCCGATTCTGGCCGGGCTTTCCGCCACCTACCTCTACCGCACCGCGCGCGAGCGCGACGAAAGCGGGACCCTGATCTACGACGACGTGCGCGGCGAACCGGCCGGCCATTTCGTGGTGATAAACGGCTACGACGTCAAGCAGCGCTCGACCCACATCGCCGACCCGCTGTTGCCCAATCCCATAAGCCAGAGCCAGTATTACGAAGTGACGCTCAACCACCTCGTTTGCGCCGTCATGCTCGGCATCATCACCTGCGACGCCAACCTGCTCGTGCTTTCCCCCAAAAAACGCGGCCGTCCCAAGTGA
- a CDS encoding RimK family protein — MSVLVVIENPEDCSLVFSGVEPVAARAYLTDETFTGLRGVKIINICRSYRYQSMGYYVSLLAEARGHKPIPSITAIQDMKSVGIIRVASGELEDVLTKALADRGPGKVSFSAYFGKTPTKGLEQLASRLFKLFPSPLLRADVNFQNGWQLQNVSPLSVKDIPPEERDFAESVSTEYFAGKKLIIPKRPVSRYDLAILQDPEETRPPSNARALKRFVKAAETLGVGVELITKDDSNRLSEFDALFIRETTNVDHHTYRMARKAVAEGLVVIDDPESILRCSNKVYLAEVLTRHKIPAPRTVIAHCKNLDHILEELSLPCVLKQPDSAFSQGVVLARESDVMMAEARRFLAKSDLVIAQEYLPSDFDWRIGILDRRPLFACKYYMASGHWQILSKDKSGRDIYGRVETLPVGKVPRKVISAALKAADAIGDGLYGVDLKQVGDKVYVIEVNDNPNIDAGYEDEVLQDELYLRVVEVFLKRIELRKTGSLNI, encoded by the coding sequence GTGTCCGTTCTGGTGGTCATCGAGAACCCCGAAGACTGTTCCCTGGTTTTTTCCGGCGTGGAGCCGGTGGCGGCCAGGGCCTACCTGACCGACGAAACTTTCACCGGCCTGCGCGGTGTCAAGATCATCAATATCTGCCGTTCCTACCGTTACCAGTCCATGGGCTATTACGTGTCGCTTCTGGCCGAGGCGCGCGGTCACAAGCCCATTCCTTCCATCACCGCCATCCAGGACATGAAGTCCGTGGGCATCATCCGGGTGGCCTCGGGCGAGCTGGAAGACGTGCTGACCAAGGCGCTGGCCGATCGCGGACCCGGCAAGGTCAGCTTCTCCGCCTACTTCGGCAAGACGCCGACAAAGGGCCTGGAGCAACTCGCTTCCAGGCTCTTCAAACTCTTTCCCTCCCCCCTGCTGCGGGCCGACGTGAACTTCCAAAACGGCTGGCAACTCCAAAACGTCTCGCCGCTGTCGGTCAAGGACATTCCCCCCGAGGAGCGCGATTTCGCCGAATCCGTGTCCACGGAGTACTTCGCCGGCAAAAAGCTCATCATCCCCAAGCGTCCGGTCTCCCGCTACGACCTGGCCATCCTGCAGGATCCCGAGGAGACCCGCCCGCCCTCGAACGCCCGCGCCCTCAAGCGCTTCGTCAAGGCGGCCGAGACGCTTGGCGTCGGGGTGGAACTCATCACCAAGGACGACTCCAACCGCCTGTCGGAATTCGACGCGCTTTTCATCCGCGAGACGACCAACGTCGACCACCACACCTACCGCATGGCGAGAAAGGCCGTGGCCGAGGGGCTTGTGGTCATCGACGACCCGGAATCCATCCTGCGCTGCTCCAACAAGGTCTACCTGGCCGAGGTGCTGACCCGGCATAAAATCCCGGCCCCACGCACGGTCATCGCCCATTGCAAGAACCTGGATCACATCCTGGAGGAACTGTCCCTGCCCTGCGTGCTCAAGCAGCCGGACAGCGCCTTTTCCCAGGGCGTGGTCCTGGCCCGGGAATCCGACGTCATGATGGCCGAGGCCAGGCGTTTTCTGGCCAAATCCGACCTGGTCATCGCCCAGGAATACCTGCCCTCGGATTTCGACTGGCGCATCGGCATCCTTGACAGGCGCCCCCTTTTCGCCTGCAAGTACTACATGGCCTCCGGGCATTGGCAGATTTTAAGCAAGGATAAAAGCGGCAGGGACATTTACGGCCGGGTGGAAACCCTGCCCGTGGGCAAGGTCCCCAGGAAGGTCATCTCCGCCGCGCTCAAGGCCGCCGACGCCATCGGCGACGGGCTCTACGGCGTGGACCTCAAACAGGTCGGGGACAAGGTGTACGTCATCGAAGTCAACGACAACCCCAATATCGACGCGGGGTACGAGGACGAAGTGCTCCAGGACGAACTGTACCTGCGTGTGGTGGAAGTCTTTCTCAAGCGTATCGAACTGCGCAAAACCGGGAGCCTCAACATATGA
- a CDS encoding alpha/beta hydrolase, with the protein MFFAASPLAAPLPAKPRLGFAVADLPTRLARVGNGVIAYKTIGSGPPLLLLTGYGCSMDSWDGTLVRDLAAGRRLILCDYPGVGRSTALNTPLTIRRLADDAAGLLTTLSVPRADVLGWSMGAVAALELALAHPERVGRVACIGAAFSPETVVKSVARLSAVTPEALRNSLFPKPWRAAHPEAFSRLPRQTVPIAATTLARQREALASWPGFDGRISALKTPVLLVVGDEDWVTPLGESAALARQLPHARLVDLKNAGHWLQYQDPAELARLIGWFLKGRRYAP; encoded by the coding sequence TTGTTTTTTGCCGCGTCGCCCCTTGCCGCGCCCCTGCCCGCCAAGCCCCGGCTGGGTTTCGCCGTGGCCGACCTGCCGACCCGGCTGGCCCGGGTCGGCAATGGCGTCATCGCCTACAAGACCATAGGCAGCGGGCCGCCGCTGCTCCTTTTGACCGGCTACGGCTGTTCCATGGACAGCTGGGACGGGACCCTCGTGCGCGATCTGGCCGCCGGGCGACGGCTGATCCTGTGCGATTACCCGGGCGTGGGGCGCTCCACCGCCTTAAACACGCCGCTGACCATACGCCGTCTGGCCGACGATGCCGCCGGACTCCTCACCACCCTGTCCGTCCCCAGGGCGGATGTCCTCGGCTGGTCCATGGGGGCGGTCGCCGCCTTGGAGCTGGCCCTGGCCCATCCGGAACGCGTGGGCAGGGTGGCCTGCATCGGCGCGGCCTTTTCCCCGGAGACGGTGGTAAAATCGGTTGCGCGCTTAAGCGCCGTGACGCCCGAGGCGTTGCGAAACAGCCTTTTTCCCAAGCCCTGGCGGGCCGCCCATCCCGAGGCGTTTTCCCGCCTGCCCCGCCAAACGGTCCCCATTGCGGCCACGACACTGGCCCGGCAGCGCGAGGCCCTGGCGTCCTGGCCCGGCTTCGACGGCCGGATATCCGCCCTCAAGACACCCGTATTGCTGGTGGTCGGCGACGAAGACTGGGTCACGCCGCTCGGCGAAAGCGCCGCCCTAGCCCGGCAGTTGCCCCACGCCCGCCTCGTTGACCTCAAAAACGCCGGGCACTGGCTCCAATACCAGGACCCGGCGGAACTGGCCCGGCTCATCGGCTGGTTCCTCAAAGGACGCCGCTACGCCCCTTGA
- the fliM gene encoding flagellar motor switch protein FliM, with translation MSKILDQDEVDALLRGLSGGEIEAENDILEDDSGVVVFDLSNQDRIIRGRMPVLEIINDRFARLASNAMANAMRKRADVNPISIDMSKFGDFMRSLPVPTSINIFKLDPLRGNAILVVDSRLVFAMVESFFGGAGSQPKIEGRDFTPIEQAIINRVVRIALENMEESWQPVHEVHIELVRSEVNPQFAAIVPPSDVVIVVTFEVELENAIGSLIVCLPYATIEPIRTKLYASFQTERLEVDHAWIARFKERLMETPVEMLVRFGRSQITGRQLLSLKPGDIIMLDNDVDALLEAEVQGVRKFRGIPGLVKSNKAFQIVKEEEIHVE, from the coding sequence ATGAGCAAGATTCTGGATCAGGACGAGGTCGATGCGCTGCTGCGGGGACTCTCCGGCGGCGAAATCGAGGCGGAAAACGACATCCTCGAGGACGACTCCGGGGTCGTGGTCTTCGACCTGTCCAACCAGGACCGCATCATCCGGGGCCGCATGCCGGTTCTGGAAATCATCAACGACCGCTTCGCCCGGCTCGCCTCCAACGCCATGGCCAACGCCATGCGCAAGCGCGCCGACGTCAACCCCATTTCCATCGACATGTCGAAATTCGGGGACTTCATGCGGTCGCTGCCCGTGCCCACCTCCATCAACATCTTCAAGCTCGATCCCCTGCGCGGCAACGCCATCCTCGTCGTCGACTCGCGACTGGTATTTGCCATGGTGGAGAGCTTTTTCGGCGGAGCCGGCTCCCAGCCCAAGATCGAGGGCCGCGACTTCACCCCCATTGAGCAGGCCATCATCAACCGTGTGGTGCGCATTGCCTTGGAAAACATGGAGGAATCCTGGCAACCGGTGCACGAGGTCCACATCGAACTCGTGCGCAGCGAGGTCAACCCCCAGTTCGCCGCCATCGTGCCGCCAAGCGACGTGGTCATTGTGGTCACCTTCGAGGTGGAACTCGAAAACGCCATCGGCTCACTGATCGTCTGCCTGCCCTACGCCACCATCGAGCCCATCCGCACCAAGCTCTACGCCTCCTTTCAGACCGAGCGCCTGGAAGTGGACCATGCCTGGATCGCCCGGTTCAAGGAGCGGCTCATGGAAACGCCGGTGGAGATGCTGGTGCGCTTCGGCCGGTCCCAGATCACCGGCCGTCAGCTCCTTTCGCTCAAACCCGGCGACATCATCATGCTCGACAACGACGTGGACGCCCTGCTCGAGGCCGAGGTCCAGGGTGTGCGCAAGTTCCGGGGCATCCCGGGGCTCGTCAAGTCCAACAAGGCCTTCCAGATCGTCAAGGAAGAGGAAATCCACGTCGAATAG
- a CDS encoding glutamate--cysteine ligase — MSRAKPLFSAYGIEIEYMIVDRETLAVLPVADKLLAAAAKEENASDVDMGEITWSNELVNHVLEMKVSKPAKSLSGLAAAFAENIAVADALLAPMGGRLMPTGAHPFMDPLTETQLWPHAYSDVYQAFDAAFNCKGHGWSNLQSMHINLPFRGDAEFGRLHAAIRALLPIMPALAASTPILDGHFTGFLDARMEQYSKNAARVPSVMGVVIPEPVFSEQEYRDRILAPMYRDIAPLDPKGVLRDEFLNARGAIARFDRSAIEIRVLDTQECPAADLALAGVVTAALKGLVEERWSSYEEQKALSTRELAAIFNQTIANAGRTVVPEEYSRLFGVYAPSSIPARVIWRRLAFSSLPAMDFDPDWEKPLAVLVDQSSLARRILAAVDGDYRHAAVKRTYGELCDCLAANEPFNAGILGAPYFL; from the coding sequence ATGAGCCGGGCCAAACCCCTTTTTTCCGCCTACGGGATCGAAATCGAATACATGATCGTGGACCGGGAGACCCTTGCCGTGCTGCCCGTGGCCGACAAGCTGCTGGCCGCCGCCGCCAAGGAGGAAAATGCCTCCGACGTGGACATGGGCGAAATCACCTGGTCCAACGAACTGGTCAACCACGTGCTCGAGATGAAGGTGTCAAAGCCCGCCAAGAGCCTTTCCGGGCTGGCCGCCGCCTTTGCCGAAAACATCGCCGTAGCCGACGCCCTACTTGCGCCCATGGGCGGCCGTCTCATGCCTACGGGCGCGCATCCCTTCATGGACCCGCTGACGGAAACGCAGCTGTGGCCCCATGCCTACAGCGATGTCTACCAGGCCTTCGACGCCGCCTTCAACTGCAAGGGGCATGGCTGGTCGAACCTGCAAAGCATGCACATCAACCTGCCCTTTCGCGGCGACGCGGAATTCGGCCGGCTCCACGCCGCCATCCGCGCGCTCCTGCCCATCATGCCGGCCCTGGCCGCTTCCACGCCCATCCTGGACGGACATTTCACCGGCTTTCTCGACGCCCGCATGGAGCAGTACTCCAAAAACGCCGCCCGCGTGCCCTCGGTCATGGGCGTGGTCATTCCCGAGCCAGTCTTTTCCGAACAGGAATACCGCGACAGGATCCTGGCCCCCATGTATCGCGACATCGCGCCGCTCGACCCCAAGGGCGTGCTGCGCGACGAATTCTTAAACGCCCGGGGAGCCATCGCCCGCTTCGACCGCTCGGCCATCGAAATCCGGGTCCTCGACACCCAGGAATGTCCGGCCGCCGATCTGGCCCTGGCCGGCGTGGTGACTGCGGCGCTCAAGGGGCTGGTGGAGGAACGCTGGTCCAGCTACGAGGAGCAAAAGGCCCTTTCCACCCGGGAGTTGGCGGCGATTTTCAACCAGACCATCGCCAATGCCGGCCGCACCGTGGTGCCCGAGGAGTACTCCCGGTTGTTCGGGGTCTACGCCCCGTCGAGCATCCCGGCCCGCGTCATCTGGCGGCGGCTGGCGTTCAGTTCGCTTCCGGCCATGGATTTCGACCCGGATTGGGAAAAGCCGCTGGCCGTGCTCGTCGACCAGTCGAGCCTGGCCCGACGCATCCTGGCCGCCGTGGACGGCGATTACCGGCACGCGGCCGTGAAGCGGACGTACGGGGAGTTGTGCGACTGTCTGGCCGCAAACGAGCCCTTCAATGCCGGTATCCTGGGCGCTCCTTATTTCCTGTGA